A single Blastococcus colisei DNA region contains:
- a CDS encoding AurF N-oxygenase family protein — protein MTATIPSTMPTSTPAQSGRRPVDREELSSRLLGSAAKRSYDPVVDIDWAAPIPDDLYGLSPEWSTLYGTPMWDSLTEEQRVTLTVHEYCSISGVGIWFECLLMQLVLKDVYGEDPAQPHVQWALTEIADECRHSVMFARTAATFGAPSYQPPATILRLGKAFVQRFDGPAAYAAILVAEEILDIFQRDLMKDERVQPLTRATSQIHVVEEARHMRFAREEIARRTPELSRWQLRRHRTAVAAVAAIVAENLVQPQVYASVGLDPKTAKAAARANVHYAGKLRDASSGLVTFLRDVGLIGGPSERLWQRAGLV, from the coding sequence ATGACTGCCACGATCCCGTCCACCATGCCCACTTCCACGCCGGCTCAGTCCGGCCGCAGGCCGGTCGACCGGGAGGAACTCTCCAGCCGTCTCCTGGGCTCGGCGGCCAAGAGGTCCTACGACCCTGTCGTGGACATCGACTGGGCCGCGCCGATCCCCGACGACCTCTACGGTCTGTCACCGGAGTGGTCCACGCTGTACGGCACGCCGATGTGGGACTCGCTGACGGAGGAGCAGCGCGTCACGCTCACCGTCCACGAGTACTGCTCGATCTCCGGCGTCGGCATCTGGTTCGAGTGCCTGCTCATGCAGCTCGTGCTCAAGGACGTCTACGGCGAGGACCCCGCGCAGCCGCACGTCCAGTGGGCCCTGACCGAGATCGCCGACGAGTGCCGGCACTCGGTGATGTTCGCCCGCACCGCAGCGACGTTCGGGGCGCCGTCCTACCAGCCACCCGCGACGATCCTGCGGCTGGGGAAGGCCTTCGTGCAGCGGTTCGACGGCCCGGCGGCCTACGCGGCGATCCTGGTGGCCGAGGAGATCCTCGACATCTTCCAGCGGGACCTGATGAAGGACGAGCGAGTCCAGCCGCTGACCCGCGCCACCAGCCAGATCCACGTGGTGGAGGAGGCCCGGCACATGCGGTTCGCCCGCGAGGAGATCGCCCGCCGGACCCCGGAGCTCTCGCGCTGGCAGCTGCGCAGGCACCGGACGGCGGTGGCCGCGGTGGCCGCCATCGTCGCCGAGAACCTGGTGCAGCCCCAGGTCTACGCGTCCGTGGGCCTGGACCCGAAGACGGCGAAGGCCGCGGCGCGGGCCAACGTGCACTACGCCGGCAAGCTGCGGGACGCCTCGAGCGGCCTGGTGACGTTCCTCCGCGACGTCGGCCTGATCGGCGGCCCCTCCGAGCGGCTCTGGCAGCGCGCCGGCCTGGTGTGA
- a CDS encoding TrmH family RNA methyltransferase, translating to MTELLTERSGRIVAARKLTRRSGRDSAGLFLAEGRQAVAEALADPDGVREVLATEPAAAAHRDLLAATHVPVRLITERAAAGLSETVTPQGLLAVCELRDVDPGALVAQPPQLSVALAELADPGNAGTVLRTADACGAGAVVFGAGSADPYGGKAVRASAGSLFHVDVVRGAPLEPLLTQLRAAGVTVLAADGGGEAALDELHDELSGPVLWLFGNEARGVPADLAAVADHRVRIPMRGRAESLNLAAAAAICLYATQLAQR from the coding sequence GTGACCGAGTTGCTGACCGAGCGGTCCGGCCGCATCGTCGCCGCCCGCAAGCTCACCCGCCGGTCCGGCCGCGACAGCGCCGGGCTGTTCCTCGCCGAGGGGCGGCAGGCCGTTGCCGAGGCGCTCGCCGATCCGGACGGCGTCCGCGAGGTCCTCGCCACCGAGCCGGCGGCGGCCGCCCACCGCGACCTGCTGGCCGCGACCCACGTCCCGGTCCGGCTGATCACCGAGAGAGCCGCCGCAGGCCTCTCGGAGACGGTCACCCCCCAGGGTCTGCTGGCCGTCTGTGAGCTCCGGGACGTCGATCCGGGCGCGCTCGTCGCCCAGCCGCCGCAGCTGTCCGTGGCGCTGGCCGAGCTCGCAGACCCCGGCAACGCCGGCACCGTGCTGCGGACGGCGGACGCCTGCGGGGCCGGAGCGGTGGTCTTCGGGGCCGGCTCGGCCGACCCGTACGGCGGCAAGGCGGTGCGCGCCAGCGCGGGCAGCCTCTTCCACGTCGACGTCGTCCGTGGTGCACCCCTGGAGCCCCTGCTGACGCAGCTGCGCGCGGCCGGGGTGACCGTCCTCGCCGCCGACGGCGGGGGAGAGGCGGCACTCGACGAGCTGCACGACGAGCTCTCCGGCCCCGTGCTGTGGCTCTTCGGCAACGAGGCCCGCGGCGTGCCCGCCGACCTCGCGGCGGTGGCCGATCACCGGGTGCGGATCCCCATGCGCGGGCGCGCCGAGAGCCTCAACCTCGCCGCGGCCGCCGCGATCTGCCTCTATGCGACCCAGCTCGCCCAGCGCTGA
- the rplT gene encoding 50S ribosomal protein L20 → MARVKRAVNAQKKRRTTLEAAAGYRGQRSRLYRKAKEQLLHSATYSYRDRKARKGDFRKLWITRINAAARLNDMTYNRFMQGLKLAGIELDRRVLAELAVNEPAAFAALVETARAAVAAAPANGSTDTAAA, encoded by the coding sequence GTGGCACGCGTGAAGCGGGCGGTCAACGCCCAGAAGAAGCGCCGGACGACCCTGGAGGCCGCTGCCGGCTACCGCGGTCAGCGGTCCCGGCTGTACCGCAAGGCCAAGGAGCAGCTGCTCCACTCGGCGACGTACTCTTACCGCGACCGCAAGGCGCGCAAGGGTGACTTCCGCAAGCTGTGGATCACCCGGATCAACGCCGCGGCCCGCCTGAACGACATGACCTACAACCGGTTCATGCAGGGCCTCAAGCTCGCCGGCATCGAGCTGGACCGTCGCGTCCTCGCCGAGCTCGCCGTGAACGAGCCGGCCGCCTTCGCCGCCCTGGTGGAGACCGCGCGCGCCGCGGTCGCCGCCGCCCCGGCGAACGGTTCGACCGACACGGCCGCTGCCTGA
- the rpmI gene encoding 50S ribosomal protein L35, with protein MPKQKTHKGTAKRVRVTGSGKLVREHTNNQHKFEHKSSSRKRRIKGIGVLSPADTSRMKKLLGL; from the coding sequence ATGCCGAAGCAGAAGACCCACAAGGGCACGGCCAAGCGCGTGCGCGTGACGGGGTCCGGGAAGCTCGTGCGCGAGCACACCAACAACCAGCACAAGTTCGAGCACAAGTCGTCCTCGCGCAAGCGGCGGATCAAGGGCATCGGGGTGCTGTCCCCGGCCGACACCAGCCGCATGAAGAAGCTGCTCGGTCTCTGA
- the infC gene encoding translation initiation factor IF-3, which yields MTEPRINDRIRVPEVRLVGPEGEQVGVVSIGEALRLAQDAELDLVEVAPMARPPVAKLMDYGKFKYESAQKAREARRNQALTVIKEMRLRLKIDPHDYETKKGHVERFLKGGDKVKITVMFRGREQSRPEMGYRLLQRLAADVSELGVVESNPKQDGRNMVMVIAPHRNQAATDAARRTAKAEKASATEEQAPSA from the coding sequence ATCACCGAGCCCCGCATCAACGACCGCATCCGCGTCCCCGAGGTCCGCCTGGTCGGACCCGAGGGTGAGCAGGTCGGCGTCGTGTCCATCGGCGAAGCACTGCGCCTGGCACAGGACGCCGAGCTCGACCTCGTCGAGGTCGCTCCCATGGCGCGTCCTCCGGTCGCCAAGCTCATGGACTACGGGAAGTTCAAGTACGAGTCCGCCCAGAAGGCCCGCGAGGCCCGGCGGAACCAGGCGCTCACCGTCATCAAGGAGATGCGGCTGCGCCTGAAGATCGACCCGCACGACTACGAGACCAAGAAGGGCCACGTCGAGCGCTTCCTCAAGGGCGGCGACAAGGTCAAGATCACCGTGATGTTCCGCGGCCGCGAGCAGTCGCGCCCGGAGATGGGCTACCGGCTGCTGCAGCGGCTGGCCGCCGACGTCAGCGAGCTGGGCGTCGTGGAGTCCAACCCGAAGCAGGACGGCCGCAACATGGTCATGGTGATCGCCCCGCACCGGAACCAGGCCGCCACCGACGCCGCCCGCCGCACCGCCAAGGCGGAGAAGGCATCGGCGACCGAGGAGCAGGCGCCCAGCGCCTGA
- a CDS encoding PH domain-containing protein has product MTRTPAGPVSAVPRRMRLLLAVLAAVVVGVMVFVALGLKETTNTVVTYRTSDQVAIIGIGLVLAAGVLFLGRSRVDADDEGVRVRNVVVHHQLSWQAVRAVRFDRKSAWASLLLENGDEVSLLAVQAMDKEHAVRAVEGLRALRDAARANDPVPPPLLYDN; this is encoded by the coding sequence GTGACGCGAACCCCTGCCGGCCCGGTGTCGGCCGTGCCCCGCCGGATGCGGCTGCTCCTCGCCGTCCTGGCGGCGGTCGTGGTGGGCGTGATGGTGTTCGTGGCCCTGGGGTTGAAGGAGACGACCAACACCGTCGTCACCTACCGGACCTCCGACCAGGTCGCGATCATCGGCATCGGACTCGTGCTCGCCGCGGGTGTCCTCTTCCTGGGCCGGTCCCGGGTGGACGCCGACGACGAGGGGGTGCGCGTCCGCAACGTCGTCGTCCATCACCAGCTGTCCTGGCAGGCGGTGCGTGCGGTCCGGTTCGACCGGAAGTCGGCATGGGCGTCGCTGCTGCTGGAGAACGGGGACGAGGTCTCCCTGCTCGCCGTCCAGGCGATGGACAAGGAGCACGCGGTGCGCGCCGTCGAAGGCCTGCGGGCGCTGCGCGACGCGGCCCGGGCGAACGACCCGGTCCCGCCGCCGCTGCTGTACGACAACTGA
- a CDS encoding MBL fold metallo-hydrolase: protein MVAALAVRGAERGGTGRLAECEHVEITGTAQHAAWQSRTLPPVERVRAGLWSIPVPIPHNPLRYVSVHAFALDGGGLGLLDTGWESDESWAALTDGLSSIGAAVTDVRGVLVTHLHFDHLGLASRVREASGAWIAMHPADATVVAGLNATGAAEAVAGEIEFLVGLGADREEATSDVGPPERMEAFLRMAVPDRFLEDGEVADFPGWRMRAVHTPGHTPGHLCFAEENARLLFSGDHVLPRITPNISTGQRGAADPLRDFLESLAAVRDLDPDEVLPAHEWRFRGLDTRVDALTGHHEQRLTELLTAIRDHPGSTPWDLAAYLTWSRPWEQYERRMRIFAVTETDAHLRLLASRGLVVSSGGPVPTWTLGVR, encoded by the coding sequence ATGGTGGCAGCCCTCGCCGTCCGCGGGGCCGAACGGGGCGGAACGGGGCGGCTGGCAGAGTGCGAGCACGTGGAGATCACCGGCACCGCCCAGCACGCCGCCTGGCAGTCGCGCACGCTGCCCCCGGTGGAACGGGTGCGCGCCGGGCTGTGGTCGATCCCGGTGCCGATCCCCCACAACCCGCTGCGCTACGTCAGCGTGCACGCCTTCGCGCTCGACGGAGGAGGCCTCGGACTGCTCGACACCGGCTGGGAGAGCGACGAGAGCTGGGCCGCCCTGACCGACGGGCTCTCGTCGATCGGCGCCGCCGTCACCGACGTCCGCGGGGTCCTCGTGACCCACCTGCACTTCGACCACCTGGGGCTGGCCTCCCGCGTGCGCGAGGCCTCCGGTGCCTGGATCGCCATGCACCCGGCCGACGCCACCGTCGTCGCCGGCCTCAACGCCACCGGCGCCGCCGAGGCGGTCGCCGGTGAGATCGAGTTCCTCGTGGGCCTGGGCGCCGACCGGGAGGAGGCGACCTCCGACGTCGGGCCGCCCGAGCGGATGGAGGCGTTTCTGCGGATGGCCGTTCCCGACCGGTTCCTCGAGGACGGCGAGGTCGCGGACTTCCCGGGCTGGCGGATGCGCGCCGTCCACACCCCGGGGCACACGCCGGGCCACCTCTGCTTCGCCGAGGAGAATGCGCGACTGCTCTTCTCCGGCGACCACGTCCTCCCCCGGATCACCCCGAACATCTCCACCGGTCAGCGCGGGGCGGCCGATCCGCTGCGCGACTTCCTCGAGTCACTGGCCGCCGTCCGCGACCTCGACCCCGACGAGGTGCTGCCGGCGCACGAGTGGCGCTTCCGCGGCCTGGACACCCGGGTCGACGCACTCACCGGCCACCACGAGCAGCGGCTGACCGAGCTGCTCACCGCGATCCGCGACCATCCGGGCTCCACCCCGTGGGATCTCGCCGCCTACCTCACCTGGTCCCGCCCCTGGGAGCAGTACGAGCGGCGGATGCGGATCTTCGCCGTCACCGAGACCGACGCCCACCTGCGCCTGCTCGCGAGCCGGGGGCTGGTCGTCAGCAGCGGCGGGCCGGTGCCGACGTGGACCCTGGGCGTCCGCTGA
- a CDS encoding uridine kinase family protein codes for MDPGRPLSAVLSIDALAERVRTAPARLGDVRLVCVDGPAGSGKTTLATRLVSALGDAATLVHLEDLYAGWTITGAVARLQAGVLRPLAEGRAGGHHRYDWATSRFTAEPVAVPAPAVLVVEGCGSSPRSLDPWATLRLWVEAPAGLRLARGLARDGADLEPAWQRWLVTEAAEFAREHTRARADLRVDGTSPTGDALVLV; via the coding sequence GTGGACCCTGGGCGTCCGCTGAGCGCCGTCCTGTCGATCGACGCGCTGGCCGAGCGGGTGCGGACGGCGCCCGCGCGGCTCGGCGACGTCCGGCTGGTCTGCGTGGACGGGCCGGCCGGCTCCGGCAAGACCACCCTCGCCACCCGGCTGGTGTCCGCGCTCGGCGACGCCGCCACGCTGGTCCACCTGGAGGACCTCTACGCCGGCTGGACGATCACCGGCGCCGTCGCGCGGCTGCAGGCAGGGGTGCTGCGGCCGCTGGCCGAGGGACGCGCCGGGGGTCACCACCGCTACGACTGGGCCACGAGCCGGTTCACCGCAGAGCCGGTGGCCGTCCCGGCGCCCGCGGTGCTCGTCGTCGAGGGCTGCGGGAGCAGCCCCCGCTCGCTCGATCCGTGGGCGACGCTGCGCCTGTGGGTGGAGGCGCCGGCCGGGCTGCGCCTCGCCCGGGGGCTGGCCCGCGACGGCGCCGACCTGGAGCCCGCATGGCAGCGCTGGCTGGTCACCGAGGCCGCGGAGTTCGCCCGGGAGCACACCCGCGCCCGGGCCGATCTCCGGGTCGACGGCACGTCCCCGACGGGCGACGCCCTCGTCCTGGTCTGA
- a CDS encoding uroporphyrinogen-III synthase: protein MSQSAPETELLPLAGYTVAVTAARRKEELGALLDRRGARVVYAPAIRIVPLADDAELVAATREVLARPIDLVVATTGVGFRGWLEAADAWDLPLVEHLRPARVLARGPKARGAIRGGGLVDAWSPESESSAEVLSHLLSGAEGPLEGRRIAVQLHGDPLPDLVAGLRDAGADVLTVPVYRWVLPEDVGPVRRLVGTIAAGAVDAVTFTSAPAAASLLAVADELGLREDVVTALRERVLAVAVGPVTAGPLDAAGIPSAQPERARLGALAREVVARLPERNPMLRLGPHTLQVRGYAVVLDGRLVELAPGPMAVLRELARRPGHVVPRADLVASLPGGGDGHAAEMAVTRLRAALGAPVVETVVKRGYRLKV from the coding sequence ATGAGCCAGAGCGCCCCGGAGACCGAGCTCCTGCCGCTGGCCGGCTACACGGTCGCGGTGACGGCCGCGCGACGCAAGGAGGAGCTGGGCGCGCTGCTGGACCGCCGGGGTGCCCGGGTGGTCTACGCCCCGGCGATCCGGATCGTCCCGCTGGCCGACGACGCCGAGCTGGTCGCCGCCACCCGCGAGGTGCTGGCCCGGCCTATCGATCTCGTCGTCGCCACCACCGGGGTCGGCTTCCGCGGCTGGCTGGAGGCCGCTGACGCCTGGGACCTGCCGCTGGTCGAGCACCTCAGGCCGGCCCGGGTGCTGGCGCGGGGCCCCAAGGCCCGGGGCGCGATCCGCGGCGGCGGCCTGGTGGACGCGTGGTCACCGGAGTCGGAGTCGTCGGCCGAGGTCCTCTCCCACCTGCTGTCCGGCGCCGAGGGGCCGCTGGAGGGACGCCGGATCGCCGTCCAGCTGCACGGGGACCCGTTGCCGGACCTCGTCGCCGGCCTGCGCGACGCCGGCGCCGACGTCCTGACCGTTCCGGTCTACCGCTGGGTGCTCCCCGAGGACGTCGGGCCCGTGCGCCGGCTGGTGGGCACGATCGCCGCCGGGGCTGTGGACGCCGTGACCTTCACCAGCGCACCCGCCGCGGCCAGCCTGCTCGCCGTGGCCGACGAGCTCGGGCTGCGGGAGGACGTCGTCACCGCCCTGCGCGAGCGGGTCCTGGCGGTCGCGGTCGGCCCGGTGACCGCCGGCCCGCTGGACGCCGCGGGCATCCCGTCCGCCCAGCCCGAGCGCGCCCGGCTCGGTGCGCTGGCCCGCGAGGTCGTCGCCCGGCTGCCCGAGCGCAACCCGATGCTGCGGCTCGGCCCGCACACGCTGCAGGTCCGTGGGTACGCCGTCGTCCTCGACGGTCGGCTCGTCGAGCTGGCCCCGGGTCCGATGGCCGTGCTGCGCGAGCTGGCCCGGCGTCCCGGTCACGTCGTCCCCCGCGCCGATCTGGTCGCCTCCCTGCCCGGCGGCGGGGACGGGCACGCGGCGGAGATGGCCGTGACCCGCCTGCGCGCAGCCCTCGGCGCGCCGGTCGTCGAGACCGTCGTGAAGCGCGGCTACCGCCTGAAGGTCTGA
- a CDS encoding GNAT family N-acetyltransferase: MAIEVRPASSFGDVATMVGPRRPDANVCWCLSYRIPSRENLELRGPARGERVRQLVREDPPPGVLAFDGDEVVGWAAVHPRADTSFARNRRIPHVDDLDVWSLWCVRVRPGHRGQGIGHALVGGAVEFARDRGAPVVEAYPVDNDGAKVDLTMAYVGTRALFERAGFVKAADTQSVLNGFPRVLVRRDLR; this comes from the coding sequence ATGGCGATCGAGGTGCGTCCGGCGAGCAGCTTCGGCGACGTCGCGACGATGGTCGGCCCCAGACGGCCGGACGCGAACGTGTGCTGGTGCCTGAGCTACCGGATCCCGTCCAGGGAGAACCTCGAGCTGCGTGGGCCTGCGCGGGGGGAGCGCGTACGGCAGCTGGTCCGGGAGGACCCGCCGCCCGGCGTCCTCGCCTTCGACGGCGACGAGGTGGTCGGGTGGGCCGCCGTCCATCCGCGCGCCGACACGAGCTTCGCCCGCAACCGCAGGATCCCGCACGTCGACGACCTCGACGTCTGGTCGCTGTGGTGCGTCCGCGTGCGTCCCGGGCACCGGGGACAGGGCATCGGCCACGCGCTGGTCGGCGGCGCCGTCGAGTTCGCCCGCGACCGTGGCGCCCCCGTGGTCGAGGCGTACCCCGTGGACAACGACGGCGCGAAGGTCGACCTCACGATGGCCTACGTCGGTACACGGGCACTGTTCGAGCGGGCCGGGTTCGTTAAGGCGGCCGACACGCAGTCGGTGCTCAATGGCTTCCCCCGCGTGCTGGTGCGACGAGACCTGCGCTGA
- a CDS encoding nitrate/nitrite transporter: MAAPTRPARTTIEQETVAAPPSGRGGRWIDDWRPEDPQFWETTGRPVARRNLLFSIFSEHIGFSIWSLWSVLVLFLPEAVYGIDPAGKFLLTTLPTALGAFVRLPYTFAVAKFGGRNWTIISAALLLIPTVATAVVLEPGVSFTTLLVVSCLAGVGGGNFASSMANINAFYPDRLKGWALGLNAGGGNLGVPVVQVVGLLVLATIGAEHPRVIMLLYVPLIVVAALGAALVMDNLTTARNQPRAIREATREPHTWIMSFLYIGTFGSFIGFGFAFGQVLQNQFTDSFATPLAAASLTWLGPLLGSLVRPVGGSLADRFGGARITCCNFVAMALGAGVVWTASQVESLPLFVVGFVLLFVLSGIGNGSTYKMIPAIFRSQALQTVAAGGDAVAAERRALRMSGALIGIAGAIGAFGGVLVNLAFRQSFMTTGTGDSAYLVFIAFYVACVPVTWTVYLRPKALHGAV, translated from the coding sequence ATGGCCGCCCCCACCCGCCCAGCCCGGACGACGATCGAGCAGGAGACGGTCGCCGCGCCGCCGTCCGGCCGTGGGGGGAGATGGATCGACGACTGGCGACCGGAGGACCCGCAGTTCTGGGAGACCACCGGCCGGCCGGTCGCGCGCCGCAATCTCCTCTTCTCGATCTTCTCCGAGCACATCGGCTTCTCGATCTGGAGTCTCTGGTCGGTCCTCGTGCTCTTCCTGCCCGAGGCCGTGTACGGCATCGACCCGGCCGGCAAGTTCCTGCTCACCACGTTGCCGACCGCACTGGGGGCCTTCGTCCGGTTGCCCTACACGTTCGCGGTCGCGAAGTTCGGCGGCCGCAACTGGACGATAATCAGTGCGGCCCTGCTGCTGATCCCGACAGTCGCCACCGCGGTCGTGCTGGAACCCGGAGTCTCGTTCACGACACTGCTCGTCGTCTCGTGCCTGGCCGGCGTCGGTGGCGGCAACTTCGCCAGCTCGATGGCCAACATCAACGCCTTCTACCCCGACCGGCTCAAGGGCTGGGCGCTCGGCCTCAACGCCGGCGGCGGCAACCTGGGCGTCCCCGTCGTCCAGGTGGTCGGGCTGCTGGTGCTGGCGACGATCGGCGCCGAGCACCCGCGGGTCATCATGCTCCTCTACGTGCCGCTGATCGTGGTCGCGGCCCTCGGCGCGGCCCTGGTCATGGACAACCTGACGACGGCGCGCAACCAGCCCCGCGCCATCCGGGAGGCGACCCGCGAGCCGCACACCTGGATCATGTCCTTCCTCTACATCGGGACCTTCGGCTCCTTCATCGGCTTCGGCTTCGCCTTCGGTCAGGTGCTGCAGAACCAGTTCACCGACTCGTTCGCGACGCCGCTCGCCGCCGCCTCGCTCACCTGGCTGGGCCCGCTGCTCGGCTCCCTCGTCCGTCCGGTCGGCGGCTCCCTGGCCGACCGGTTCGGCGGCGCACGCATCACGTGCTGCAACTTCGTGGCGATGGCCCTGGGCGCAGGCGTGGTCTGGACGGCGAGCCAGGTGGAGTCGCTGCCCCTGTTCGTCGTCGGCTTCGTGCTGCTGTTCGTGCTCAGCGGCATCGGCAACGGCTCGACCTACAAGATGATCCCGGCGATCTTCCGGTCGCAGGCGCTGCAGACCGTGGCCGCCGGCGGGGACGCGGTGGCCGCGGAGCGCCGGGCGCTGCGGATGTCGGGGGCGCTGATCGGCATCGCCGGCGCGATCGGCGCCTTCGGCGGGGTGCTGGTCAACCTGGCGTTCCGGCAGTCCTTCATGACGACGGGCACCGGCGACTCCGCCTACCTCGTGTTCATCGCGTTCTACGTCGCCTGCGTCCCCGTCACCTGGACCGTGTACCTGCGCCCGAAGGCCCTCCACGGCGCCGTCTGA
- a CDS encoding Rieske (2Fe-2S) protein, translated as MSLTDIRITAEHALGRVEEIPPGEGRTFVVGGEQVAVFRLRDGSLHATQAACPHAGGPLADGQTDVDVLVCPLHLYAYRWSDGSSTSGAAPIRLFPVREVDGEVVVEV; from the coding sequence ATGAGCCTGACCGACATCCGGATCACGGCCGAGCACGCCCTCGGACGGGTCGAGGAGATCCCTCCGGGGGAGGGACGGACCTTCGTCGTCGGCGGCGAGCAGGTCGCGGTCTTCCGGCTGCGCGACGGATCGCTGCACGCCACCCAGGCGGCCTGCCCGCACGCCGGCGGACCGCTCGCCGACGGGCAGACCGACGTGGACGTCCTGGTCTGCCCGCTACACCTCTACGCCTACCGGTGGTCCGACGGCTCGTCGACCAGCGGGGCTGCGCCCATCCGGCTGTTCCCGGTCCGCGAGGTGGACGGGGAGGTCGTCGTCGAGGTGTGA